Proteins encoded within one genomic window of Brachybacterium muris:
- a CDS encoding VOC family protein, whose translation MTSPTPYLHFPGTAREALGFYAEVFGGELTLHTFADFGRDDGPGAAIAHGVLTGPVSLYAADAVEGDPQLRTDGLMFALLGAAEPAVLRRWYARLASEGTVVDELQRRPWGASDGQVRDRYGLLWLIGFEHQQSGDLAPATTSADDSSSTDR comes from the coding sequence ATGACCTCACCCACCCCGTACCTCCATTTCCCCGGCACCGCGCGCGAAGCCCTGGGTTTCTACGCGGAGGTGTTCGGCGGTGAGCTCACCCTGCACACCTTCGCCGACTTCGGCCGGGACGACGGCCCCGGTGCCGCGATCGCGCACGGTGTGCTGACCGGCCCCGTCTCCCTCTACGCGGCCGACGCCGTCGAAGGAGACCCGCAGCTGCGCACCGACGGTCTGATGTTCGCACTGCTGGGCGCCGCTGAGCCTGCCGTGCTGCGCCGCTGGTACGCGCGGCTGGCTTCCGAGGGCACCGTCGTCGACGAGCTGCAGCGCAGGCCCTGGGGCGCCTCGGACGGGCAGGTGCGGGACCGCTACGGCCTGCTGTGGCTGATCGGCTTCGAGCACCAGCAGTCGGGCGATCTCGCACC
- the guaB gene encoding IMP dehydrogenase, protein MTSADPFGFIGLTYDDVLLLPGETDVIPSEVDTGTHLTREISLRVPLASAAMDTVTESRMAIAMARHGGIGILHRNLSIEDQAHQVDLVKRTQTGRISNPITIGPDATLEDFDSLCGQFRVSGLPVVDEKNQLLGICTNRDLRFIPVAEWATTRVADVMTTELFTAPEDVTPEQATAMLRKNKRERLPLVAADGTLRGLITVKDFVKSEQFPDASKDGQGRLLVGAGVGFFGDSIDRAGALRDAGVDVLVVDTANGHARLAREMIQRIKSDSYFDGVQVIGGNVATQAGAQALVDAGVDAVKVGVGPGSICTTRVVAGVGVPQITAIHEASKATKPAGVPLIGDGGLQYSGDIAKALVAGADSVMVGSLLAGTEESPGEVVLVNGKQFKSYRGMGSLGAMASRGKKSFSKDRYFQADVSSDDKIVPEGIEGRVAYRGPLGSVLHQLVGGLHQSMFYVGAHTVPELKDKGQFVRITPAGLKESHPHDLAAIMEAPNYSSH, encoded by the coding sequence ATGACGAGCGCGGACCCCTTCGGTTTCATCGGCCTGACCTACGACGACGTGCTGCTGCTGCCGGGGGAGACGGATGTGATCCCCTCCGAGGTGGACACGGGTACCCATCTGACCAGGGAGATCTCCCTGCGGGTGCCGCTGGCGAGCGCCGCTATGGACACCGTGACCGAGTCGCGGATGGCGATCGCCATGGCCCGCCACGGCGGCATCGGCATCCTGCACCGCAACCTCTCCATCGAGGACCAGGCCCACCAGGTGGACCTGGTCAAGCGCACCCAGACCGGCCGCATCTCCAACCCGATCACCATCGGCCCCGACGCCACCCTCGAGGACTTCGACTCCCTGTGCGGCCAGTTCCGTGTCTCCGGCCTGCCGGTGGTGGATGAGAAGAACCAGCTGCTGGGCATCTGCACCAACCGTGATCTGCGGTTCATCCCGGTGGCCGAATGGGCCACCACCCGCGTGGCCGACGTGATGACCACCGAGCTGTTCACTGCACCGGAGGATGTCACCCCCGAGCAGGCCACCGCTATGTTGCGCAAGAACAAGCGCGAGCGCCTGCCGCTGGTCGCCGCCGATGGCACCCTGCGCGGCCTGATCACGGTGAAGGACTTCGTGAAGTCCGAGCAGTTCCCCGATGCCTCCAAGGACGGGCAGGGGCGCCTGCTGGTGGGCGCCGGGGTGGGCTTCTTCGGCGACTCCATCGACCGTGCGGGCGCCCTGCGTGACGCCGGTGTGGACGTGCTGGTGGTGGACACCGCCAACGGCCACGCCCGCCTGGCCCGCGAGATGATCCAGCGCATCAAGTCCGATTCCTACTTCGACGGCGTGCAGGTGATCGGCGGCAACGTCGCCACCCAGGCCGGGGCCCAGGCCCTGGTGGACGCCGGTGTGGACGCGGTGAAGGTGGGCGTGGGCCCCGGCTCCATCTGCACCACCCGCGTGGTGGCAGGCGTGGGCGTCCCCCAGATCACCGCCATCCACGAGGCCTCCAAGGCCACCAAGCCCGCCGGTGTCCCCTTGATCGGCGACGGTGGCCTGCAGTACTCCGGTGACATCGCCAAGGCCCTGGTGGCCGGCGCGGACTCCGTGATGGTGGGCTCCCTGCTGGCCGGCACCGAGGAGTCCCCGGGTGAGGTGGTGCTGGTCAACGGCAAGCAGTTCAAGTCCTACCGCGGCATGGGCTCTCTGGGTGCGATGGCCTCCCGCGGCAAGAAGTCCTTTTCCAAGGACCGCTACTTCCAGGCCGACGTCTCCAGCGACGACAAGATCGTTCCCGAGGGCATCGAGGGCCGGGTCGCCTACCGAGGCCCGCTGGGCAGCGTGCTGCACCAGCTGGTGGGCGGCCTGCACCAGTCCATGTTCTACGTGGGCGCCCACACTGTGCCCGAGCTGAAGGACAAGGGCCAGTTCGTGCGGATCACCCCGGCCGGTCTGAAGGAGTCCCACCCTCATGACCTGGCCGCGATCATGGAGGCGCCCAACTACTCCTCGCACTGA
- a CDS encoding exonuclease domain-containing protein — translation MTATETTTAWTQRPLLGFDTETTGTDVARDRIVTVALVHSVAPGRLGETVATWLIDPEMEIPEGAQRVHGISTEHARAHGMKAAEALEEVASMLAEALAKDVPIVAFNGSFDLAILENELRRLGLPTLTDRVGHVIAPVIDPLVVDRGVDRFRKGKRTLTDLLAHYGIQQDGRLHTADVDVSATLDVLRAIVTAHPQVGASSLEDLHQQQITWHRSWAENFNEFLKKKGRNPDVSLDWPL, via the coding sequence ATGACCGCCACGGAGACCACCACCGCCTGGACCCAGCGCCCCCTGCTCGGCTTCGATACCGAGACCACCGGCACGGATGTGGCCCGGGATCGCATCGTCACTGTGGCCCTGGTGCACTCCGTGGCCCCGGGCCGCTTGGGGGAGACGGTCGCCACCTGGCTGATCGACCCGGAGATGGAGATTCCCGAGGGTGCGCAGCGGGTGCACGGCATCTCCACCGAGCACGCCCGCGCCCACGGAATGAAGGCCGCGGAGGCATTGGAGGAGGTCGCCTCGATGCTGGCCGAGGCGCTGGCGAAGGATGTGCCCATCGTCGCCTTCAACGGCAGCTTTGACCTGGCGATCCTGGAGAACGAACTGCGGCGCCTGGGCCTGCCCACCCTCACCGACCGGGTGGGCCACGTGATCGCCCCGGTGATCGACCCGCTGGTGGTGGACCGCGGGGTGGACCGGTTCCGCAAGGGCAAGCGCACCCTCACCGACCTGCTCGCCCATTACGGCATCCAGCAGGATGGCCGCCTGCACACCGCCGACGTGGACGTCTCTGCCACCCTGGACGTCCTGCGGGCGATCGTCACGGCTCACCCACAGGTGGGTGCCTCCAGCCTGGAGGACCTGCACCAGCAGCAGATCACCTGGCACCGCTCCTGGGCCGAGAACTTCAACGAGTTCCTCAAGAAGAAGGGCCGGAATCCTGACGTGAGTCTCGACTGGCCTCTCTGA
- a CDS encoding GuaB3 family IMP dehydrogenase-related protein, with amino-acid sequence MNEIEIGRNKRGRRSYSLDDVAVVPSRRTRDPEDVSTAWQMDAYHFDIPIFGAPMDSSMSPATAIALGKLGGLGVLDLEGLWTRYEDPTRYYDRIAAAADDDVVELMREVYSEPIKPELIRDRIRELRDAGVTAAGSLSPQRTQEHWKTVVDAGVDLFFIRGTTVSAEHVSSGREPLNLKRFIYELDVPVIVGGCATYTAALHLMRTGAAGVLVGFGGGASHTTRETLGISVPLASAVADVAGARRDYMDESGGRYVHVIADGGLGHSGDMVKAIACGADGLMVGAALARAEEAPGRGYHWGSEAHHPTLTRGHRVAVGTAGPLEQILFGPSVTADGTTNMVGALRHAMATTGYLDLKEFQRVEVVTTF; translated from the coding sequence ATGAACGAGATCGAGATCGGCCGCAACAAGCGGGGACGACGCAGCTACAGCCTCGACGACGTGGCGGTGGTGCCATCCCGCCGCACCAGGGACCCCGAGGACGTCTCCACCGCCTGGCAGATGGACGCCTACCACTTCGACATCCCGATCTTCGGTGCCCCCATGGACTCCTCCATGTCCCCGGCCACCGCGATCGCCCTGGGCAAGCTCGGGGGCCTGGGCGTGCTGGACCTCGAGGGCCTGTGGACCCGCTACGAGGACCCCACCCGCTACTACGACCGCATCGCCGCCGCCGCGGACGACGACGTGGTCGAGCTGATGCGCGAGGTGTACTCCGAGCCGATCAAGCCCGAGCTGATCCGTGACCGGATCCGCGAACTGCGCGACGCCGGTGTCACCGCCGCCGGCTCCCTGTCGCCACAGCGCACCCAGGAGCACTGGAAGACGGTCGTGGATGCCGGGGTGGACCTGTTCTTCATCCGCGGCACCACCGTCTCGGCCGAGCACGTCTCCTCCGGTCGCGAGCCGCTGAACCTCAAGAGGTTCATCTACGAGCTGGACGTCCCGGTGATCGTGGGCGGCTGCGCCACGTACACCGCGGCCCTGCACCTGATGCGCACCGGTGCCGCCGGTGTGCTGGTGGGCTTCGGCGGCGGCGCCTCCCACACCACGCGCGAGACGCTGGGCATCTCGGTGCCGCTGGCCAGCGCCGTCGCTGATGTGGCAGGCGCCCGCCGCGACTACATGGACGAGTCCGGTGGCCGCTACGTACACGTCATTGCCGATGGCGGCCTGGGTCACTCCGGTGACATGGTCAAGGCCATCGCCTGTGGCGCCGACGGTCTGATGGTGGGTGCCGCCCTGGCCCGCGCCGAGGAGGCCCCCGGTCGCGGCTACCACTGGGGCAGCGAGGCCCACCACCCCACCCTCACCCGCGGGCACCGGGTCGCGGTCGGCACCGCCGGCCCGCTCGAGCAGATCCTGTTCGGCCCGTCGGTCACGGCCGACGGCACCACCAACATGGTGGGCGCGCTGCGCCACGCCATGGCGACCACCGGTTACCTGGACCTCAAGGAGTTCCAGCGCGTCGAGGTCGTCACCACCTTCTGA